The Punica granatum isolate Tunisia-2019 chromosome 4, ASM765513v2, whole genome shotgun sequence genome has a window encoding:
- the LOC116205554 gene encoding E3 ubiquitin-protein ligase SINAT3, with the protein METDSIECVTSLDGTEEDEIHHHHHHHHLHHHHHNAQPQFLSKPPNSNIASPTVLPSTARVHELLECPVCTNSMYPPIYQCHNGHTLCSTCKTRVHNRCPTCRQELGDIRCLALEKVAESLELPCKYCSLGCPEIFPYYSKLKHETLCNFRPYTCPYAGSECSVTGDIPFLVAHLRDDHKVDMHSGCTFNHRYVKSNPREVENATWMLTVFHCFGQYFCLHFEAFQLGMAPVYMAFLRFMGDETEARNYSYSLEVGGNGRKLIWEGTPRSVRDSHRKVRDSHDGLIIQRNMALFFSGGDRKELKLRVTGRIWKEQQSQEVGACIPNLCS; encoded by the exons ATGGAAACGGATAGTATTGAATGCGTGACGTCCCTCGACGGGACGGAGGAAGATGAgatccaccaccaccaccaccaccaccatcttCACCACCATCATCATAATGCCCAGCCCCAGTTCCTTTCTAAGCCTCCCAATAGCAATATCGCCTCCCCAACGGTTCTCCCCAGCACCGCCCGGGTCCACGAATTGCTTGAATGCCCAGTTTGCACAAATTCCATGTATCCCCCAATTTACCAG TGCCACAACGGGCATACGCTTTGTTCAACTTGTAAAACACGTGTACACAATCGGTGTCCAACATGCAGACAGGAGCTCGGCGACATAAGGTGCCTTGCACTGGAGAAGGTAGCGGAGTCGCTCGAGTTGCCTTGCAAGTACTGCTCTCTTGGATGCCCCGAGATCTTCCCTTACTATAGCAAACTAAAGCATGAGACACTCTGTAACTTCAGGCCATACACTTGCCCATACGCTGGATCCGAGTGTTCTGTCACTGGAGACATTCCTTTTCTTGTAGCTCACCTGAGGGATGATCACAAAGTGGACATGCATTCAGGATGTACTTTCAACCATCGATATGTGAAATCAAATCCCCGTGAAGTAGAAAATGCAACATGGATGTTAACT GTGTTCCACTGCTTTGGGCAATACTTTTGCCTCCATTTTGAAGCGTTTCAGCTCGGGATGGCTCCTGTGTATATGGCATTTCTTCGTTTCATGGGGGACGAGACGGAGGCTCGGAATTACAGCTACAGCCTAGAGGTGGGCGGAAATGGGCGAAAACTCATATGGGAGGGGACGCCACGGAGTGTGAGAGATAGCCATAGGAAGGTCAGGGACAGCCACGATGGGCTCATTATACAGCGAAACATGGCCCTCTTCTTCTCTGGAGGTGACAGGAAAGAGCTGAAGCTCCGAGTGACAGGGCGGATTTGGAAGGAACAGCAGAGCCAAGAAGTCGGGGCCTGCATACCCAACCTCTGTAGCTAG
- the LOC116205668 gene encoding uncharacterized protein LOC116205668: MAVMERLKMFVVQEPVVAASCLIAGVGLFLPAVVRPILDSMETSKQVPQPALNDVVAGMTGKKKA, translated from the exons ATGGCGGTGATGGAGAGGCTGAAGATGTTCGTCGTGCAGGAACCAGTGGTCGCGGCTTCTTGCCTCATCGCTGGCGTTG GTCTCTTCCTGCCTGCTGTTGTCCGGCCCATACTAGATTCCATGGAAACTTCCAAGCAGGTCCCTCAGCCTGCTTTAAACGAT GTAGTTGCTGGTATGACTGGTAAGAAGAAAGCTTGA
- the LOC116205767 gene encoding aluminum-activated malate transporter 10, translating to MSGKLQWRIDNVAEGTSKALVPEPPRLISRVWAGIKCVLLLGWAILAAAKFLERAWKMGVAEPKKLIHGLKVGMALSMVSLFYYMRPLYEGVGGNAMWAVMTVVVVFEYTVGATLSKSINRATGTFLAGSLGVGVHWAASQSGNVLEPIIVGISVFLLASAATFSRFIPTVKARFDYGALIFILTFSLVSVSGYRVEKLVEMAHQRLSTVVIGTSLCIITSILVCPIWAGDELHSLTQRNLEKLASSLDGLVADYFKSGHYGDDSKEDNPSKNIQAYKCVLNSKANEESMANFARWEPAHGRFSFRHPWKEYLKIGALMRNCAHCIETLTGCIEPEVQEPEHLKRHLHNACMTLCRHSSNVLKELALMMETMTKYSELDLSAGEMSFAVQELQEALRSLPTHPQLMLIPTDGNHRKLGSKVGGHGPRLLDVLPLVTVVSLLIETAARIEDLADGVVELSKKADFKIQKEKKPNQDQKSDNHVIEFPDQYKTVKGPSSSD from the exons atgtcTGGAAAGTTGCAATGGAGGATCGACAACGTTGCTGAGGGAACCTCAAAGGCATTGGTGCCTGAGCCGCCGAGGCTGATTTCGAGAGTCTGGGCAGGGATCAAGTGTGTGCTACTGCTTGGGTGGGCCATACTGGCAGCTGCCAAGTTCCTGGAGAGAGCCTGGAAAATGGGAGTGGCTGAGCCTAAAAAACTGATTCATGGGCTCAAGGTGGGGATGGCACTCTCCATGGTGTCCCTCTTTTACTACATGAGGCCCCTATATGAAGGTGTTGGAGGCAATGCTATGTGGGCCGTTATGACTGTGGTGGTAGTATTCGAATACACCGTCG gtgccaCTCTGTCCAAAAGCATCAACAGGGCAACAGGAACATTTCTTGCCGGGTCACTAGGAGTGGGTGTCCATTGGGCGGCCAGTCAATCAGGCAACGTCTTGGAGCCCATAATTGTCGGGATTTCAGTCTTCCTTCTCG CTTCAGCAGCAACATTTTCCCGGTTTATTCCAACAGTCAAGGCCCGATTTGATTACGGCGCACTCATCTTTATCCTGACGTTCAGTTTAGTATCTGTTTCGGGGTACCGGGTGGAAAAATTGGTAGAGATGGCCCACCAAAGACTATCTACAGTAGTTATCGGGACTTCATTGTGCATTATCACGAGCATACTTGTCTGTCCCATTTGGGCGGGTGATGAGCTTCACAGTCTCACTCAACGAAACTTGGAGAAGCTTGCTTCTTCCCTGGATG GACTTGTTGCAGACTATTTCAAAAGCGGTCATTATGGCGATGATAGTAAAGAAGATAATCCTTCCAAGAATATACAAGCATACAAGTGTGTGCTCAACTCAAAGGCAAACGAAGAATCCATG GCCAATTTTGCGAGATGGGAACCAGCACATGGCCGATTTAGTTTTCGACACCCATGGAAGGAGTACCTCAAGATCGGAGCCCTCATGCGCAATTGTGCTCATTGCATCGAAACTCTCACTGGCTGTATTGAGCCAGAAGTTCAG GAACCGGAGCATCTGAAGAGACACCTGCACAACGCATGCATGACATTGTGCCGTCATTCATCTAATGTCCTGAAAGAACTCGCACTCATGATGGAAACCATGACAAAATATTCCGAGTTAGATTTGTCAGCTGGGGAGATGAGCTTTGCAGTTCAGGAGCTTCAAGAAGCTTTGAGATCTCTGCCTACCCACCCACAGCTGATGTTAATACCTACAGATGGGAACCATAGAAAGCTCGGAAGTAAAGTTGGTGGCCATGGACCACGTCTCCTAGATGTTCTTCCACTGGTCACAGTGGTATCATTGCTGATAGAAACTGCAGCAAGAATTGAAGATCTCGCTGATGGAGTTGTAGAGTTGTCGAAGAAGGCTGATTTCAAGATccagaaagaaaagaagccAAACCAAGATCAGAAAAGTGACAACCATGTCATAGAATTCCCAGACCAATATAAAACTGTGAAGGGCCCTTCTTCTTCTGATTAA
- the LOC116203635 gene encoding exportin-2 — MEWNQETLQSLSQCFLNTLSPSPVPRRQAEAFLSSASEQPNYGLAVLRLVAEPTVDDQIRQAAAVNFKNHLRLWWAPSPADTTRILDPEKDQIKSLIVPLMLSSSPRIQSQLSEALAVISKHDFPQSWPNLLPDLVSNLQKASASSDYTSINGILGTANSIFKKFRYQYKTNDLLLDLKYCLDNFAKPLLDIFLKTAQLIDVAAGPGGAAEALRPLFESQRLCCRLFYSLNFQELPEFFEDHMTEWMTEFQKYLTSSYPALESSGPDGLTLVDELRSAVCENITLYMEKNEEEFQGYLNKFATAVWSLLGEVAQSPSRDRLAITAIKFLTTVSTSVHHTLFAGDGVIQQICQTIVIPNVRLREEDEELFEMNYVEFIRRDMEGSDLDTRRRIACELFKGIAANYKAQVTSILSAQIQNLLSSFATNPDANWKDKDCAIYLVVSLATKRAAGGSASATTDLIDVERFFNTVIVPELQSQSIKEFPMLKAGALKFFTMFRNHIPKGVALGLFPDLVRFLSSESNVVHSYAASCIEKLLLVKDEGGRVRYTSADISSVLLPLMNNLFAALRFPESEENQYVMKCIMRVLGVADISQGVAAPSIAGLTSILNEVCKNPKNPVFNHYLFESVAVLVRRASERDPSLISTFEASLFPSLEMILANDVTEFFSYAFQLLAQLVELNRPPIPASYMPVFTILLSPDLWNRSSNVPALVRLLQAFLQKAPHELNREERLSLVLGIFSRLVASPSTEEQGFYVLNTVIESLDYGVIATYMVNIWHALFTRLHKKRTVKFLKSLLIFMSLFLVKHGSVHLVDSMNAVQAGIFIMILEQIWIPSLKLITGSIELKLTAVASTKLLCECPVLLDATAAQRWGKMLDSIVILLSRPEEDRVEEEPEVPDLAENVGYTAAFVSLYNAGKKEEDPLKEVRDPKEFLVASLARLSALSPGKYPQIIAETLDAANQNALFQFCNSYNCPLV, encoded by the coding sequence ATGGAGTGGAATCAAGAGACTCTCCAGTCCCTCTCCCAGTGCTTCCTCAATActctctccccctcccccGTTCCTCGCCGCCAGGCCGAGGCTTTCCTCTCCTCCGCCTCCGAGCAGCCCAACTATGGCCTCGCTGTCCTCCGCCTTGTCGCCGAGCCTACTGTCGACGATCAGATCCGCCAGGCGGCCGCCGTCAATTTCAAGAATCATCTCCGCCTTTGGTGGGCTCCTTCCCCCGCCGACACCACTCGGATTCTGGaccccgagaaggaccaaataaAATCCCTTATCGTGCCCCTCATGTTGTCCTCCTCTCCACGAATCCAGAGCCAGCTCAGCGAAGCCCTGGCCGTCATAAGCAAGCATGACTTCCCCCAGTCATGGCCCAACCTGCTGCCCGACCTCGTCTCCAATCTCCAGAAGGCTTCCGCCTCGTCCGATTATACCTCTATTAACGGTATCCTCGGCACTGCTAACTCCATTTTCAAGAAATTCCGCTACCAGTACAAGACCAATGATCTGCTGCTCGATCTCAAGTACTGCTTGGATAATTTTGCCAAACCCTTGTTGGACATCTTCCTTAAAACTGCCCAGCTCATCGATGTTGCGGCTGGTCCTGGTGGAGCTGCCGAGGCATTGCGCCCGCTCTTCGAGTCCCAGAGGTTGTGCTGTAGGCTTTTCTATTCTTTGAATTTCCAAGAGCTGCCCGAGTTTTTCGAGGATCACATGACTGAATGGATGACTGAATTCCAGAAGTATCTTACCTCTAGCTATCCTGCTCTCGAGAGTAGTGGCCCTGATGGGCTCACCCTCGTTGATGAGCTCCGCTCGGCTGTATGCGAGAATATTACTCTCTACATGGAGAAGAATGAGGAGGAGTTTCAGGGGTATCTTAACAAGTTCGCCACTGCTGTCTGGAGCTTACTCGGGGAGGTGGCCCAATCTCCTAGTCGTGATAGGCTAGCAATCACTGCCATTAAATTTTTGACAACCGTCAGCACGAGCGTGCACCACACCTTATTTGCTGGTGACGGGGTGATACAGCAGATCTGTCAGACCATTGTCATCCCCAATGTGCGTTTAAgggaggaggatgaggagctctTTGAGATGAATTATGTGGAGTTTATTAGGAGGGACATGGAAGGGAGTGATCTTGACACCAGAAGAAGAATAGCATGTGAGCTTTTCAAGGGCATTGCGGCAAATTATAAGGCACAGGTCACTTCTATTTTGTCTGCTCAGATACAAAATTTGCTGAGCTCTTTTGCCACGAATCCAGATGCAAACTGGAAGGATAAGGATTGTGCGATATATTTGGTTGTTTCACTTGCAACCAAGAGGGCTGCTGGCGGTTCGGCGTCTGCCACAACCGATCTCATTGATGTTGAGCGCTTTTTCAACACAGTCATAGTCCCTGAGTTGCAGAGCCAGAGCATCAAGGAGTTTCCGATGCTTAAGGCTGGTGCACTTAAATTCTTTACCATGTTCCGAAATCACATCCCAAAGGGTGTTGCATTGGGGCTCTTTCCTGATCTTGTTCGGTTCCTCAGCTCAGAATCTAATGTTGTCCATTCCTATGCTGCAAGTTGCATTGAGAAGCTTTTGCTTGTAAAGGATGAGGGCGGAAGAGTGCGATATACCTCAGCAGATATCAGTTCAGTTCTTCTCCCGCTGATGAACAACCTTTTTGCTGCCCTGAGATTCCCAGAGTCTGAGGAAAACCAGTATGTAATGAAGTGCATCATGCGGGTCCTGGGGGTTGCTGACATTTCACAGGGAGTTGCTGCACCTTCTATTGCAGGGTTGACCTCTATTCTCAACGAGGTTTgcaaaaacccaaaaaatcCTGTTTTCAATCACTATCTCTTTGAATCTGTGGCAGTTCTCGTCAGGCGAGCAAGTGAGAGAGATCCCTCTCTCATATCGACTTTTGAGGCAAGCCTCTTTCCCAGCCTCGAAATGATATTGGCCAATGATGTCACCGAGTTCTTCTCATATGCATTTCAGCTGTTGGCTCAACTAGTTGAGTTGAACAGACCACCAATCCCTGCTAGCTACATGCCAGTTTTTACGATTCTCTTGTCTCCTGATTTGTGGAATAGAAGTTCCAATGTCCCAGCACTTGTGCGTCTTCTCCAGGCCTTCCTTCAGAAGGCACCACATGAGCTTAACAGAGAGGAGAGGCTAAGCCTGGTACTGGGCATATTCAGCAGGCTCGTTGCATCCCCTAGCACAGAGGAACAGGGTTTCTATGTGCTAAACACTGTCATCGAGAGCCTCGATTATGGAGTCATTGCAACCTACATGGTTAACATTTGGCATGCTCTGTTTACACGTCTCCATAAAAAGCGAACTGTCAAGTTTCTGAAGTCCCTGTTGATATTTATGTCGCTCTTTCTGGTTAAGCATGGGTCGGTACACCTTGTGGATTCCATGAATGCTGTTCAAGCAGGCATCTTCATCATGATCTTGGAGCAGATATGGATTCCGAGTCTGAAGCTGATTACAGGATCAATTGAACTTAAGCTAACTGCTGTTGCTTCGACCAAACTTCTGTGTGAATGTCCAGTCTTACTGGATGCAACAGCTGCTCAGCGCTGGGGGAAGATGCTGGACAGCATAGTCATCCTTCTCTCACGACCAGAAGAGGATAGAGTGGAGGAGGAACCTGAAGTGCCTGACCTAGCAGAAAATGTGGGCTATACTGCGGCCTTTGTTAGTCTATATAATGCAGGGAAGAAAGAAGAGGATCCTTTAAAAGAAGTTAGGGATCCAAAGGAATTCTTAGTTGCTTCACTGGCTAGACTCTCTGCCCTCTCTCCTGGGAAATATCCCCAAATTATCGCTGAGACCCTTGATGCAGCAAATCAAAACGCACTGTTTCAGTTCTGCAACAGCTATAATTGCCCGCTTGTATGA
- the LOC116205667 gene encoding uncharacterized protein At4g00950-like produces MGPEAEPKSDSSISTKLQLSPVSLHKLPNSPERSGLRTPPFHTIAAVPFRWEEEPGKPLPCTAIIPLPSHNNSSPPPPPKCLVLPPRLLKEAIIAKMPLPAFEKRSTFHSTSFRIGGDCYGSFRESPNSGYETGKRNVDLDLKLESAEKRMNSSWWGRKLSPPLPTTESERGGNWSSCAFPSFSTTSATTSTSRNGSSSTIVVEGIQDGGRGESESQGGGEGGSSTREELNDSSSRKMKKNIATKIIRWAGSFPSLSHYRPNSNSYIWVGIFEGLKGIVPSRSRKLSKASPSPSFD; encoded by the exons ATGGGACCTGAGGCAGAACCAAAATCCGATTCCAGCATATCCACAAAGCTCCAACTGTCCCCAGTATCTTTGCACAAGCTCCCCAACTCACCGGAGAGGTCAGGGTTGCGAACCCCGCCATTCCACACTATAGCAGCTGTCCCATTCCGGTGGGAAGAAGAGCCCGGTAAGCCCCTACCTTGTACTGCCATCATCCCTCTCCCAAGCCATAATAATAGTAGTCCACCACCGCCCCCCAAATGCTTGGTGCTCCCCCCGAGGCTCCTCAAGGAGGCCATAATAGCCAAGATGCCATTGCCTGCATTCGAAAAGCGGAGTACGTTCCACTCCACTTCCTTCAGGATCGGTGGGGACTGCTATGGATCGTTCCGGGAGAGTCCCAACTCTGGGTACGAGACTGGTAAGAGAAACGTGGACTTGGACCTGAAGCTGGAGAGTGCAGAAAAGAGGATGAACTCTTCATGGTGGGGGAGAAAGTTGAGTCCACCTCTTCCTACTACTGAGTCTGAGAGAGGGGGGAATTGGAGCAGCTGTGCATTCCCTTCCTTTTCTACTACTAGTGCTACTACTAGTACTAGTAGAAACGGAAGTAGCAGCACCATCGTAGTAGAGGGAATTCAAGACGGAGGCAGAGGAGAGAGTGAGTCACAGGGGGGCGGCGAAGGCGGCAGCAGCACTAGAGAAGAGCTTAATGACAGCAGCTCaaggaagatgaagaagaacatCGCTACTAAGATTATTAGATGGGCAGGGAgcttcccctctctctcccacTACCGCCCCAATTCCAATTCTTACATCTGG GTGGGTATATTCGAGGGCCTGAAGGGCATAGTGCCTTCGAGAAGCCGGAAACTGAGCAAGGCGTCCCCATCTCCGTCCTTTGATTGA